The Nymphaea colorata isolate Beijing-Zhang1983 chromosome 11, ASM883128v2, whole genome shotgun sequence genome includes the window tcaaacaagttatttttaattatagaatcaaaattctaattcATCAAACCTATAAAAGAAACTTGTCTCTACATGGAAAATGCTTGTGCAAGTCTATCAGTCTGCTATGGGTTTGCTTCATCTAAACAACTAAACAAAGAGAAGATGTCCCTTTGGTAGTCATGTGAGAATTGCCTCACGAATGAAATTATGCTTATCAATTCCTCAGCTAACTCAGCTCAGCCAGTTACATTCTACCTTTGCAAGGGTTTCACTTTCTCCTAGCAATGGCGTTAGTAATTTAACAATTATAAAACTAAATTAGTAGTTTCAAATTGTTGGGGACACAAGCGACCTGACAAACTAAATTGTTTGAAGCCATCTTAATGAGTCAGTTGGTAAGTCGGAATTAACTCGGATCACtttaaatttgtcaaaaaaagaagaacctGAATGTGGTTAGAACCAATCAAAACTTGGGTTCTAATTACAAAATTTCACAGGAAAATCTGATGTGAATGTTCTTGAGTTGCATTTAATTGGATTTTGTAATAAACCTTTTCTAGTTGCATTTGACTTATAATACGAATCCACTTTAACCAACATCTCTTTTAACGAATTCGACGGTGGCAACATTTCTAAGGTAAACCTATGGTGCCTGTAATTCCTTATCTTTgtgtcattcttctttttctttaaaaggtAAATTGAATTAATGCACTTTCAGggattcattttttaaacctTAATTTGAAAGACTTAACGTCCTTTAACTCCTAATCAGGATTGAGAAATTGGCTAAAACCGACCGATTTAGCAAAATCCAGCTTGACCTTATTTTTgttacttatatatatagacacatcGACATATAACACAATTTAGCATGATATTAGACAATGTATAGTAAGCTATAGAATAGGTTGATAgaagaaacatattcaaattgggtttaattaaatattatatgtatgaCACAATCCTATCCGATGTTGAATGTTGACGGattgctaaaatttaaaattttttttgctacATAATAGTTACTATATTAGCATTTCCCAACCAGTCAACACTCATCTATTCGTAATTTGAAATGACTGAGCTTAACCTGGACTTTTGGCTTCTCTACCACTAGAGAGGTTTCCATCGCAACCAAAAGTCGAATTTAGTCCAACCAGGTTGAACCAAGCGGTTGACAGAATGAGAAGACGAAGGCGAATGTGCAATTATGGCACACACAAATCAATGTGCACCTCCCTCCGAAATGTAGCATAATAATGGCCAGGATATGACGGCTTCTTCCTCATGCTCTATAACAAAAGCCATGCACAGGCCTTTTTTATGTTATCTCAAAACTTTTCATTTGTAATTAATATACTAACCTTTCACCATTAGAATGTACCCACATACCATATAGTGTAGAGCTGGGTTATCTTTGTAACAGTCTTCCCTACAAAATCACGGGTATTTACTAACGTGTGGAAAAAGTCCATCGTGTTAGCAGACGTTCGTCTTTACGACGGTTCAGATAAAATATCAGTGAATGGAAAGCATTTACTGACGTGTAGTGGATGACCATTGCTGAAACTTCTTTCCTTTTGGTCGGTCATATAGCGGTGAATATATTTTACCGCTATAAATCTATTGCACTGAAACTTTCAGGGATGCGTTAGAGACTTTCTTGCACATTTTATTTGGAGGTAAGATGCTGAAttgataattaaatttttttgtgcGTATAAGATTCTTTGGTCAAGCCAAAGTGGGCTATGCTAAGGgtttcatatttaataaatcatGTTGCATGATCTCTCGCTCATCCTTGACCAGGAAAAAAGTCTTCTAGTTCCTTTTGTCCCAATACTACAGAGTCATGTCAATATCTGGCATCGAACTTTTCGTTTTTCTCCTCAAAGTCTCCCTTGGCAAACTATTATAAAAATGGGCGTGGGTTGAGTTGAAAACAAACTTGGCCTGGTGtggtttgaaaaaataataataagtatTATCCCAAGCAAGAAAGTTTGATACTCGATGAACATCCGATCCGGCCCAGCCTAATTATTAACAGGGCCCGTGGCACGCCTCACAATTAACTAGTTGGGTCCACGCTTGGTCCGATGCCAAGCTTGGATAGGCATGATCAGTAGGGATGTCTATGGATTTATATTTGCTTTTAcgaatatttacatatttgaatttgaatcacATATATTCTTAATTGTATTTGCTTTTACAATACTCACATATACGGATAAAAAAGTCGtatcaaaatctaaaatcctATTTTACAATCAAATCAAAATCCAGAAATCCGGTACACGGACATCGACAGCATTGCTCCATGCCGTTCATGTAGTTTCACTTTTCTATTGAAAACCCCAATAGGAAGAAGGGAACAGGAAAATACATAACCGAGAGCTCTTGACAGAGATTCATGGCTCAGGCTGAGTTGCGAGCACGGGAACGCTTCGtcttttgtttgtgtttctaAAACAAACGGCTGCTTGTGCGTGTGAGATGACGAGAACGAAGAGAAGAGGCACATGGTGGACACGTTGCAGGTGATCGCAGTGCCGAGAAAGTGTGCCACGTGGCACAACGTCCGGAAAGTAACAATTGTGCCCGTTCTGTTTGTGAAGAAATGCTTTGCTCCACTCTCACCGTCTGAACTTTCTCCTCTTCCGTCCTTTTCGTCTTTTGTTTGGAAGGATGAGAGAAGAAGTTCAtaccagtctctctctctctctcaaactgTAAAAGTATCTCCCTCCCCTTACCTTTTCCCCGTCTTCCCCCTCttgtctctcttcctcctccattctctccctctccctttctgtGACTGGTGATGCCCAGGACCAGTCATTCATGGCACAGTTGAAAAACaggtattctctctctctttctttctctgtctgtctgtctgtctctatATTCGAAATATTCTGAACCTCTGGTCTTGTGAGGATTGATAGAGAGAAGGCGTTGAATCTGAATTTCGGGATCCCCATATCAATGGCAGCTGCGTTACAGGACCTGCCGGCAACCGGAAATGTTCAGCAGTACGACGATTCCGGTAAGCAACACAAATATATACCGAGGGAATGCGAAATGTTAAGTATATATGGCCTCTCCTTTTTTATGGTGTTTCCATTTCTCGGCCTCTCCCCCAACTTGGTTTGTTGTTGATTTGTTTATCGTTTTCATTCGCTTATAGATCTCAATCTCGTGATGAGCACTGCGATGCTGAGCGGGCCTCACAGCGGCCTTACCACGAACAACACCTTGACCAACTGGAGAAAGCGTGGGCGAGAGTCCGGTGATTCGTTTCCTCCGGCGAGAGAGAATCCGCCGTTGATCATGCCGAGCTCTTCGGCTGCTGGAACCAAGTTGTCTATCTTAGGCGAGGCTGTCGCCGCCCCGATTCAGCAGCCGCAACAGGAAATCGAACGGTTCATTGCACTTCAGGTACACGCCCTTCCCTTCTGTTGATCAATTGCATGCTCTTTGGTTAGCCACAGACACGGAGAGATCGatcgggagagagagagagcagctaCTTTTATGTTTTATCTCTTAATTTTGATTGCTACCCCAAAAAAAGATCGAACCCTGCGAACTTTTCACTGAACCGATCGGTCGAGCTGTGCAGACGGAAAGGGTGAGATCAGACCTCGAGGAGAAGCAGAAGAGGCAATCGAGGCGTCTCATGGCGGTTTTGGAACGCACCATCGTAAAGAAACTGAAGCAGAAAGAAGCGGAGATAGAGAGCATAGGAAAGGTCAACTGCGCCCTGGAAGAGAGAGTCAGGTCCCTATGCATCGAAAACCAGATATGGCAGAACCTCGCCAGGAGCAACGAGGCGACGGCCAACGCGCTGAGGAGCAACCTGGAGCAGGTCCTCGCCCAGGCCAACGAGGGCCACGGGGACAGCAAGGAAGACGCCTGTGCGGCCGAGTCCTGCTGCTGCAACAACAACAAATCCgcggaagaagaagatgaccaTCTTGCTGGAAACGGGGAGTGGAGGTGCCGGAACTGCGAGGAGAGCACGTCCAGCGTGCTTCTGCTGCCATGCAGGCACCTCTGCCTCTGCAGCGGCTGCGCCGCTGCCTTCGACACCTGCCCAATCTGTAAATCCACCAAAACCGCCACCGTCCAGGTCTACTTATCTTGAACCGCGGTACCAAACGCCACCACCTTCATCACGGTCATGATGCACGGCATAGGTAATAGGAAAACAGAAGAACAAGgtagaaagaaataaataaaactaaaggaaaacgaaaggaagaagaaaaagagaaaactcatttgtttcattcattaaatttcattttcagcttcttcttctgctgtCAAAGGAATGCTAAAGTTATAGCACGGAACCACCTTTGTCGGTACATTATGGGAAAAGGCCAATTCAGCCATGGGGATATGATTCTCTTTAGAAGAAGAGAAAGCTAAGGGGACACGACAAATCCATATTGCATGTTCTCCTCTTTATTCCTTCTCCTTTGGGACTCGAATTCTGGGGAGGTGCACTACTGACTCGTGACCATGACCTGCCATGGTTTTTTTTTGCTCCACTTGCAGCTACCTCTGACAATGAAAGTTGATCATAATATACACTTAAATAGTTAAGGATTCGACGGTAATCATGTTTATAAAGCATATACGCATAATAAACATATAGAACTGTTGTTTACTTTTGTTGAGTTTCAGTGGAGATAGGAGTATTTCAATGGAGATAAGAATATTTCGTGGAGGATAGCCGAAGCTTCACTCAACTCCACGATTCAAAACAGGAACTAATCCACTCAGCTCTTGTCATGATCGTTGCTCCTACCTCCAAGAAGACCATGCTGTTGAGTTAGGTGTATTCGTAGAAGACAAAGCCAATGGATTAAAATGAATGTGCATGTAAGTGGGCAAATCATGAGATATGACTGTTTGGTTCCTTCTGTACAATTTTTATGGTGGCAGTATCTGCTGTCCTTTCTACTCGATGCGTTTGTTCATGTGATGTTAAAAGTTGAATGACAGTGGTCTTGATGGACACTCACTTCAAATTGGTTCTGTGATCTGAGGCGGCCGAAGAGGACAATCGGGCCGTGATCTGGTTTGTCCTGATCGTGATTGTGATGGAGAAattgaatctgattttggatctaatcgTGGATTTGACCCGTCGTTCCAATTGGAGAAAGCAATGACGTATGAAGTCTAGATTTTCGGAAATTTGAAAAGGTGGGATCAAGGGCCAGGAAACGTGAAGCGGTGAAGGGATTGATTCGTCATCTCCCTGTAACGGACGATCGAGTTTTAGCAGTTGCTGATCCCCTATCGCTTTCTGGATCTGATAAGTTCCGGCATGGTTATGAACCCAATCCAAACCGTTTCTGCTTGATCTGCCTTCCCTCACATTTTGGTAAAAAATCctttatagttatattttagaaaaaattttatatgacCCATGCAAaggttttaaaaattattgtttgGCTCTtgtagaaattttgaaaataccgTTGGCctctaacaaaaaataaaaaaattctgctCCAGGCATCTGCATTTGCATgtggacatttttttttctttatttatatctAGATTTTTTGCTGAATTAATGGATACGTAAAAGGCAGGAATTAATAAACGAATATCTAAAACAATAGGGCAAAGtgtcttaagagagagagagagaggctgccAATAGCTTTATATCCAGCACAAAAGCAGGGGCGACGGTTATCCTGAAAGTTTCGACTAGTGAAATATTGATGATCGAGGAATGAGTGTCTTAATATCAACGAGGTCAGCCTGAGCATGTCTGTCGTTAGGATGTAATGCGATGTTCCTTCTCAACTCAGATCCAACTCATCAACAAATTAAACTGAGGTTGGATTCTAATTTGATGTAGGATGTAGGTTAAAATCACATGTCACATATTTGTCCAAACTTTTCATTATTAGCCCTCACAGGGGCAAAATTGTCCTTTCACATTTTGCACCCCAGTTTATTCTTGAGCATAAGTTATTATTCGATGTATATACCTAAGTTCATTATTTCAAACCATTATAACTTGATCCCAAGTCTCTCAGACTTCGAAATCCATATctctgatcttttttttttactagacCTAAAGCTCTTACTGAATTCCTTAAGCAGTCTTTTATCAAAGTAAGAACCGTTCTCTAGAAATTTTCTTGTATCAAGATATTGCTCCAACTCTTTAATCCTAGTCGAAAACTATGACCCTAGGTTCAATGAACCTATACACCTCTTATTTTGATGTCAATTATGTGCAACatgtgtcatatatatatttcatatacCAAAAAATGTGTGCCACATATGTCCTTCCTTTTCTCTGTTTCCTTAGAGAGGGCACGACTTTTGCCTGTAGATCCCTTGAGCAACCATCTGAGGACgatctccttcatttttttggatCATTATTACCAGAAAAGGTAGCATTGGTTGctgaaaagattttgaaatagtGTCAGTTTACAggcaaaacaatgaacaaacTAGTTTCATTATCGAAGGTTTTAAAGGAAAGATGGAAAACAGAAAATTGGACACTTGCTTCACCATTACAAAGTTGGCCTGGTTGTTAAAGAGCTGTTCGGGTAATTCTGCAATGTGATAATTTTGGTTGATGCAAAAACTCGTGGTGTTTGCtgttgtttattttgtttagaAGCGAAATAATATTCTCAGATTGATTAATGAATGACGAGAAGAGTTGCAAATCCTATCAAAACAATTAAATGTGAAATTCATGTTAAGTCCAAACCCTGAATCGTCTTTAGCTTAAATCCGTTGATCTAAACAACAAGGACAAGCGCAATGAAAGAGATTCCAAAACAGTAAATAATTTATTGAAGAACCGATAGTTGCAGATTTAGTCACTGAAAACAACAGATTGTTTTGACCATGACTAACAGGAAGCCATGAGCAACTACGGTACATTCATCAGGATAACTAGTTTTAATCGAAAGATGTTTGATTCCCAAAGTAGAAACAATCTTGTTTATAAGATAGTTGCAATAAAAAACTACGGCTTTTAAGAACGAGTGGTTTGCACATAAGACAAATTAATACTACAGAAATTCCAGAGGACTATTACTTATGGACCATAAAACTACACTTCAATCAAACCAACCAACGAACATTTTAACAGTTTTCCTTAAGAGGAACGAAGTCTCACATTGGACACCGCATTATACATCAAGAATCTATTCCCAAAGGGAACACTTGCGTACTTATGTACAGTGTCTATGTAAACAAATGTACAGGCATAAGGCCTTTCCTTCTTCCGATTATGGATATGAACGATGATGGGAAGCTGATCAGTAGAGGTAGTCTCTGCATACTAGCTAGGAGCAGCATGTTGCACTAGCGGCTCCATGTGCTGGTCTATCCACAAGAACCATCCCTGGGTTTGGCAATGGCTGGACACTTGGTAATCTCTTTGCTGAAAGGACAAAGAAATATAGTTAGAACAAAAGCAAGATATACTTAATTCATATTCTGGAGATTAAGTGGCACATTTATGTTGCCAAATTCATACAAAAAGTTTTTGCACTAAAAATTCTCTCCTTTTATAATAAAGGTTCCAGCAAAGATACCGATTTCGTAGAATATCTCATTCACATTTGTCGCTGTTTTTGCAGATGTTTCTATGAAGAACAGTCCATTCTCTTGAGCATATGCTTGACCTTCCTGAAATAGAAAAACATTATGAATATACTAGAAGAAAGCAATTAGCATCTAAACTGAAACTACACAAAAAGAATGATGCCGGTTGATGATAAAGAAGGTTCAGGGATAGTGTGCATAAGAAAcattgaaattattaaaatatttgtaTACACTGAATTGCATAGCGTTCAGAAATAGAAAGCCATCATCAGTAAACTAGAAAAAAGCAATTAGCTTTTCAACTGAAACTACACAAAAAGATTGATGCTGATTGATAATAAAGAAGATTCAGGGGTTGTCCATAATAATcattgaaatgattaaaatatttatatacattgAATTGCATGGCATCCAGAATTTCAGGAGCCTTACTGAAATACAGACTTAGATGGTAACCATCACAACTTTTAACAACAAAGCAACATGTCACTATTTATCTTCTActtttcagagagagagagagagagagatttcggTAAAAACCTCCTTTCATTGTGCATCCATACACAAGCAAGTTTGAGCAAATGAGTAGACTAGCCATTGTTTCAATCATAATCACATAGATTGTGACATTCCAACTGTGCTTCCTCAAAGAACTATTTCATATAAATCAGCATTTTGTCCCCAATTTATTGACAAAGCTTGGCCAATGAGCAGaaacattcttttcatttttactctTCTATTGCATGGTATAACATTGCAACGCAACAGCAACCAGAATCAGAAACTACTATCTTTGGCTGTAGATTATATACATGAGAGGAAGAGTTTAGAGAGAAAGCATTTCCTTATATCTGAACCAATAAATGACAACGATGATAGCTTCAGGAAAATGGTTAATGTAGGAAACACTAGCAAAGAGTCATCACAAATTACTTACTTCAGTGTTAACCCTCCGCTGTTCTAACAAATCAGCTTTATTTCCAGCAAGAGCTACCACCATACCTGGATTACCTTCAAAAGATATGATAAAAAGTGATCAAAGTAATAATCCATAAATAAGAAATTGAAGGCAAAAGGTCAATTCAGAAAAAAACCTACCTAGCAGATTAGAAGCCAAGAAGAATATACAAATTAGTGACAATTTCATCAAAACTGGAGAAAGGGGATAATAGAAAGCCTGCAGAGATTGAGATGCTATAAGAAGTTACCTTGAACTTGAAGTTCTTGAACCCACTTTTTTGCTCGAGTAAATGAAACCTAATTGATCAATAGAGAACTCTTAATATAACAACATAATGAGCAGAAATAATGCTATTTTTTTCTGCAAGTAATGCATGAAAAAGCACGTTCACTTCTTTGCCTTTCTGCAGTCTGTGTGAATACGCATACTGAAACTTAACCCATTTAACATGTGATCGCTTTGACATTCTACAAACAGAGGAAACACCTACAGTTCTGGATGCTCCAAAACATGATGATAATCAAACTGATAAATTTGAAAGTTGACTCTCAACATGATATTGTGTTTAGATAGCCATGCTCCAAACCTCAAGTTATTTTCAGAATTGCCTCAAACACCCACTACATGCACTTTGATAAGACAGAGTTACTGATCCATAAAGTCTTAACACTGTAATATGTCTTGTAGCAATTTCTTACTAAATTATGTAATAATGGGAGAATGATAAGGAATCCACAAAAAGAGGTTTCACAGCTTACCAAGATTTTCTCATCTGTATAAGAGAAGGGCTGAAAGCCAAAAAATCCAACATAAGGATTAGATGTTAAT containing:
- the LOC116263817 gene encoding probable BOI-related E3 ubiquitin-protein ligase 3, translated to MAQLKNREKALNLNFGIPISMAAALQDLPATGNVQQYDDSDLNLVMSTAMLSGPHSGLTTNNTLTNWRKRGRESGDSFPPARENPPLIMPSSSAAGTKLSILGEAVAAPIQQPQQEIERFIALQTERVRSDLEEKQKRQSRRLMAVLERTIVKKLKQKEAEIESIGKVNCALEERVRSLCIENQIWQNLARSNEATANALRSNLEQVLAQANEGHGDSKEDACAAESCCCNNNKSAEEEDDHLAGNGEWRCRNCEESTSSVLLLPCRHLCLCSGCAAAFDTCPICKSTKTATVQVYLS
- the LOC116264938 gene encoding ras-related protein RABF2b-like isoform X2 → MINVFYLIIETRFSDNQFPFVLLGDVGAGKSSLVLRFVKGQFLEFQESTIGAAFFSQTLAMNDTTVKFEIWDTAGQERYHSLAPMYYRGAAAAIIVYDITNSVSFTRAKKWVQELQVQGMVVALAGNKADLLEQRRVNTEEGQAYAQENGLFFIETSAKTATNVNEIFYEIAKRLPSVQPLPNPGMVLVDRPAHGAASATCCS
- the LOC116264938 gene encoding ras-related protein RABF2b-like isoform X3 — protein: MATIGHKTRSAKLVLLGDVGAGKSSLVLRFVKGQFLEFQESTIGAAFFSQTLAMNDTTVKFEIWDTAGQERYHSLAPMYYRGAAAAIIVYDITNSVSFTRAKKWVQELQVQGNPGMVVALAGNKADLLEQRRVNTEEGQAYAQENGLFFIETSAKTATNVNEIFYEIAKRLPSVQPLPNPGMVLVDRPAHGAASATCCS
- the LOC116264938 gene encoding ras-related protein RABF2b-like isoform X1, translated to MINVFYLIIETRFSDNQFPFVLLGDVGAGKSSLVLRFVKGQFLEFQESTIGAAFFSQTLAMNDTTVKFEIWDTAGQERYHSLAPMYYRGAAAAIIVYDITNSVSFTRAKKWVQELQVQGNPGMVVALAGNKADLLEQRRVNTEEGQAYAQENGLFFIETSAKTATNVNEIFYEIAKRLPSVQPLPNPGMVLVDRPAHGAASATCCS